A window of Candidatus Fermentibacter sp. genomic DNA:
GGTCTGGAGGGCGAGGTACGGTCCCCCGGCGATTCGTCGACCGTCATCGGGCGCGTGTCCACCAGGTTCACCCCCAATCCCGGGTTCATCTTCGGCGCCGGCCTGTCCTTCGCGGACAGGGGTTCGGGATCGGGCTCTAGCAATCTCGGGCTCAGCCTCGGCGTGTCCATTTCGCTCGGGAAGGCTGTCCTGAACGGCAGCTTCGCATTCCTCAACTCGAAGAGGGACGAGACGGCATTCGGGTTCGAGGGATTCGACGAGGTCGAGGACCGGATCGGCTATTTCGGGCTGGGGCTCGACTGGACCCTCTGAGTCGGGCCGGGTTTCAGGGGATCAGCCGTTCCCGGCATCTTCGCCGAAGAACAGCGCGATCTCCCTCGAGGCGCTGGCGGCCGAATCGGATGCATGGATGATGTTCTGCCGGGTCGTGGTGGAGTAGTCGCCGCGGATCGTTCCGGGCAGCGCACATGAAGGGTCCTTGTCGCCGACCATCATCCTGGCAAGCGCCACGGCGTCATCGGCCGCGAGCACCATCAGGACGGACGGCCCGCTC
This region includes:
- the ndk gene encoding nucleoside-diphosphate kinase; this encodes MERTLVILKPNALLRGLAGEIISRFERRGFVISSMRTAVVSGPDARALYAEHEGKPFFENLVSFITSGPSVLMVLAADDAVALARMMVGDKDPSCALPGTIRGDYSTTTRQNIIHASDSAASASREIALFFGEDAGNG